Genomic window (Microcaecilia unicolor chromosome 8, aMicUni1.1, whole genome shotgun sequence):
TAAATGTTATTGTTCAAATGCAATCATATCAGCGCACAGTTAAGGAATATACTATGTGTACATACAGTTTAACATTTTGTTCTTATATTTTTCTCCAACAGAGTAATAGCTATCCTTCAATGACTGATCCATACTTATCCAGCTATTATCCACCGTCCATTGGATTTCCTTATTCCCTGAGTGAAGCACCTTGGTCGACTGGTGGAGACCCTCCTATCCCCTATCTAACCCCTTATGGACAGCTTAGTAATGGAGACCACCATTTTATGCATGATGCTGTGTTTGGACAGCATGGGGGCCTGGGCAATAATATCTACCAACATAGGTTTAATTTCTTTCCCGAAAACCCAGCGTTTTCTGCCTGGGGCCCCAGTGGGTCTCAAGGACAGCAGACTCAAAGCTCAGCATATGGGGGTAGTTACAGCTACCCTCCTAGTTCACTAGGTGGAACGATTGTGGATGGACAGACCGGCTTTCATAATGATACATTAAATAAGGCCCCAGGAATGAACAGCATTGAGCAGGGCATGGTTGGACTTAAGATTGGTGGAGATGTGACGACGTCAGCAGTGAAGACTGCAGGATCAGTTGTAAACAGTCCTGGAATGACAACAGCTTTGTCTGGTAATGGTGGACCGAGTATAAGCATACCAACATCTAAACCAACCTCTTGGGCTGCTATTGCCAGCAAGCCTGCAAAACCACAacctaaaatgaaaacaaaacccaTCCCTGTTATTGGAGGAGCCTTGCCACCACCGCCTATAAAGCACAACATGGACATAGGAACTTGGGACAACAAGGGACCTGTGCCTAAGCCACCTGTGCCCCAGCAGGTGCCATCACCACAGTCCGTTCCTTCGCTGCAGCCACAACAGATTGTACAGCCCATCCCGACTCAGCCACCTCCACTTTCACAACCACAGTATCAGAATGTACAGCAGGCCTctcagaatcgctgggtggctcctCGCAATCGGAATGCTGCCTTTGGCCAAAGTGGAGGGGCAGGAAATGACAGCACTTTGGCAGGCAGCACCCAACCCAACTCCCTTCCAGGTGTTGAGTCTCACCCTGTTCTAGAAAAACTGAAAGCTGCTCATAGCTACAACCCCAAGGATTTTGACTGGAATCTAAAAAATGGCCGTGTGTTCATTATCAAAAGCTACTCTGAGGACGATATCCATCGCTCTATCAAATATTCCATTTGGTGTAGTACAGAGCATGGCAACAAACGTTTGGACAGTGCTTTTCGATCTATGAGTAGCAAGGGCCCAGTCTACTTGCTCTTTAGCGTCAATGGGAGTGGACACTTCTGCGGTGTGGCAGAGATGAAGTCTCCTGTGGACTATGGCACTAGTGCTGGTGTCTGGTCTCAGGATAAGTGGAAGGGAAAGTTTGATGTCAAGTGGCTGTTTGTCAAAGATGTACCCAACAATCAGCTGCGACACATCCGACTGGAGAACAATGACAACAAACCAGTTACAAACTCCCGTGATACACAGGAGGTGCCCTTAGAAAAAGCAAAACAAGTGCTTAAAATTATTGCGACTTACAAGCACACAACCTCTATCTTTGATGACTTTTCCCATTACGAAAAacgccaggaggaggaggaagtggtgcGCAAGGTAAACATACAACATTGTAAGCAgctaaaataaattattttgggaTCAGAGAGTGAACGCTAATGGGAGAGAGATAAGATACGagctctttttttgtgtgtgtgtgtgtgtgtgtgtgtgtatctatttCAAGCTTGTTTGCTTTTCTCTTAAAACAGTTTGCAGCACATATGTTTACTACTAACTCTATCCTGCAATGCCAAAGACCTGTACTTAGAGAGTGGTTAGGTTGTGATAGGGTAAGAAGGGCAGGGTTGAGGTGTGTCATAGATGTGTAAGGCATAAATGAGCAGAACATGTTTAGTGGTCACTAGGGACTGCTCTGGAGATCATGAGCAAGTAAAAAACTGCTGCTGTTTGAAGTATTCAGATTGATTCTGGTTCCATTTCCCAAGTTTGTGTTTATAAATGCTAATGAACCAGCATGTATTGTGTTCTTTCTTCTTGGCCTGGCAGGTTTCCATCTCATTTAGAATTTAAGCTCACTTGGAACAGACTCCTCCTGGACCTGTGATGCCATTAGTTTGCTTTCAAAGCTACTGGTGTTTTCTCCCATTTAGGCCAGCCATCACGTGACTTCGGTACACCCCAGAACTACATAAACATTGCCTTTGGCCAGCCCAGGAATCGGAATCCAGACTGAGGAATTGATTCTGGGTCTCTTGAATGTTATGCAGctgggtacctggtcaaaatagccccaacaaaatagctccaaacaaaaaaagcacccGACATAATAGTccttgacataacagccactgtcaaagtgGCCTGCCCTCAATATAACCCTTGGCAAGTTAGCCCCCACCCaccgacaaaagggcccgatcaggctgcccagaatatgggactgcatgtttttcctaataatcttaccttgccaaacaggataaggttggtaggactataaaaatgatgacaatattattattattattttttttttttttttaattagcatgttgatggaacaATATTTTCTTTAAATAGCATGAAtgccagtttgtagctatagaattttgtttatatatgctttatgcaattgaatgctggtagtctttatcagtgaagatttcagttttagtttattatatttttgtggtgttattttttcttggggggctgttttgtgtaggggccattttgtcaggggctgttttgttagggtgtgaaatgtcaagggttattttgttacaaggcttttttgtcagggctattatgactgggtgccatGCAGCTGGCATGCTATCCCTGAACCCCCCCTGAGTCAGTTCATGGATTGTAGTGTAGAACTCTAGTAGTACTGGAGGAAAAGTAGACTTCTTGTATTGAGACCTTTTAAtggcccataagtacataagtacataagtagtgccatactgggaaagaccaaaggtccatctagcccagcatcctgtcaccgacagtggccaatccaggtcaagggcacctggcacgctccccaaacgtaaaaacattccagacaagttgtacctaaaaatgaggaatttttccagtccatttaatagcggtctatggacttgtcctttaggaatctatctaacccctttttaaactccgtcaagctaaccgcccgtaccacgttctccggcaatgaattccagagtctaattacacgttgggtgaagaaaaattttctccgattcgttttaaatttaccacactgtagcttcaactcatgccctctagtcctagtatttttggatagcgtgaacagtcgcttcacatccacccgatccattccactcattattttatacacttctatcatatctcccctcagccgtctcttctccaagctgaaaagccctagccttctcagcctctcttcataggaaagtcgtcccatccccactatcattttcgtcgcccttcgctgtaccttttccaattctactatatcttttttgagatacggagaccagtactgaacacaatactccaggtgcggtcgcaccatggagcgatacaacggcattataacatccgcacacctggactccatacccttcttaataacacccaacattctattcgctttcctagccgcagcagcacactgagcagaaggtttcagcgtatcatcgacgacgacacccagatccctttcttgatccgtaactcctaacgcggaaccttgcaagacgtagctataattcgggttcctcttacccacatgcatcactttgcacttgtcaacattgaacttcatctgccacttgcacgcccattctcccagtctcgcaaggtcctcctgtaatcgttcacattcctcctgcgacttgacgaccctgaataattttgtgtcatcggcgaatttaattacctcactagttattcccatctctaggtcatttataaatacattaaaaagcaacggacccagcacagacccctgcgggaccccactaactaccctcctccactgagaatactggccacgcaatcctactctctgcttcctatctttcaaccagttcttaatccataataataccctacctccgattccatgactctgcaatttcttcaggagtctttcgtgcggcactttgtcaaacgccttctgaaaatccagatatacaatatcaaccggctccccattgtccacatgtttgcttaccccctcaaaaaaatgcattagattggtgaggcaagacttcccttcactaaatccgtgctgactttgtctcatcagtccatgtttttgtatatgctctgcaattttattcttaataatagcctccaccatcttgcccggcaccgacgtcagactcaccggtctataatttcccggatctcctctggaacccttcttaaaaatcggagtaacattggctaccctccagtcttccggtattacactcgattttagggacagattgcatatttctaacagtagctccgcaagttcattttttagttctattaatactctgggatgaataccatcaggtcccggtgatttactactcttcagcttgctgaactgacccattacatcctccaaggttacagagaatttgtttagtttctccgattcccccgcttcaaatattctttccggcaccggtgtcccccccaaatcctcctcggtgaagaccgaagcaaagaattcgtttaatttctccgctacggctttgtcctccttgatcgcccctttaacaccattttcgtccagcggcccaaccgactctttggccggtttcctgcttttaatgtatctaaaaaagtttttactatgtatttttgcttccaacgctaatttcttctcaaagtccttttttgccctccttatctccgctttgcatttggcttggcattccttatgatctatcctgttactttcagttggttctcttctccactttctgaaggattgttttttggctctaatgatttcctttatcttactgtttagccacgccggctgacgtttagtcttttttcccttttttctaatacgtggaatatatttgtcctgaacctccaggatggcgtttttaaacagcatccacgcctgatgcaagttttttactctgcgagctgctcctttcagtctttttttcaccatttttctcattttgtcgtaatcaccttttctatagttaaacgctagcgtacttgatttcctagtttcacttccttcaatgccaatatcaaaaccgatcatattatgatcactgttatcaagcggccctcgtatcgttaccccctgcactagatcatgagcaccactaaggactaagtctagtatttttccttctcttgtcggctcctgaactagctgttccatgaagctgtccttgatttcatcaagaaatcttatgtcccttgcgtgtacagatgttacattaccccagtctatatgcgggtaattgaaatcccccattattattgtgttgcccagtttgtttgcgtccctgatttcctttaacatttccgcatccgtctgttcgtcctggcccaTTGTGAGAAGAATGCAGTTCCCATTTTTAAGGACATGATGCGCATTTATCAAATATGGTCCATGCTGCCCTCAGTAGCTGAATGTGTTTTTGGCCAGCAGTGAGTGCATTGTGCAAGGAACTGTTTTGTGGAGGTTGTTATTGGAGGTACAAGAATAGAATTTTAAGTGTAGTGAGCTGTTAGTACTGTACTGTAGATGCTGTTTGTTGGATTTTCAGGGGCAGTAAATGGTCTTATTTAAACATTAGCACAGTTGTTTAATATGCATATTCAGCCCTGCTACAAATATATTTTgttattttggatttagcttacaccttagtaatagctcaaggtgagtcacattcaggtacagtaggtttttcccagtccctggagggcttacaatataACTGTACCTGAGGCAGCAGAGGGGGTTAAGTaatttgctcaagatcacaaaaagcagcagcagcagaatttgaaTTGGGCTTCCTTGGTTGTCATATGTGTAATGCCCTTGCTCTAGGCCTGCTACTAAGGGTTTTTAAGCTAAATATCACCACTATATGGATAATGTCTTggtgcctgcctccctccctttgCCTCTTCACTAGGATAGGCCTAGACATATTTTCACTGAATCTAGAAGCCAGCTGAAACCTCTTTTTATTCTTCTTCCACACCACACCCAAagttgtccatggtgatgtttggAGGGAGATCAGCAGCAGCTCCTATAGAAGCTGATTTACTAAGGCTGTTTTTCCATTCTGTGTCTGTAGGCAACaaaagtttgttttttgttttttttaagtaaatcAGTCCCTTAAGGCACATCACTGCCAGAAGCCAGCCATCTCCCTTCTGGAAGCGTGGTATCAGCTGTGTGACATCACCCACTTGATAGGTGACACAAAGATGTAATTGCCTCTTTCACATATTACCATGGCATTGATCTCCTCTCCCCTTTGTATCCCTTTCTCCACTAGCATTCAACCAGTCCCTCATACTCCTCCCCCACCCTGAGCGTTCACCAGGTTTCTCTCTTATATGATCCCTTTCCTACAGGCTTCACACAGTTTCTTGTTCTCATACCCCATCTCCCAGTTTGTTCCTCTCAGCTTTCTGACTGTAGCTGTAGACAATATAGGTTTCCTACTTCCCCGCTCTCTGAAAGCTTGAGCCACACAATGCAGGAAATTCAGGGTAGTCTGAAGTCTTGTGAGCTTCCCAAATTTCTGCACCATGCAGTTCAAACTTTTCAGAGAGCTGAATCAGAGTAAAGAAGTAGGAAACATGTTTTCTGTAGcaacaagaacaacaaaaaaTTTGGGGAGAAGAAATCCTGTATGCCGTGGTGATCCAACACCTGGGAATTGTCAAGCCCATGGTAAGATAGTATTGGGGTGGTTAGACATCTTTTCAGCCTTTCACTATCAGCATAGTGGCTGAAGCTACACAGAAAAGGAAGTTAAGTGTATTGGCTCCCAATAAAGATataatttttttgaaaattgacccctatgttatcaaaaataatttttaaaaatctcatCACTTTTCTGATAAGAACATAATTATTTGCcagtcagcacaaaaccaccaaCAATTCGGATGGGTAGCAGAAAGCCTTATCAGTTTTCTGACTAAAGTCTAGAGATGTATTATTAAGCTGAAATTTTTAAACATATAAGCATTAATCCTGAAATGTTATGTTTGCTAGGGTAATATTTTCTTGGATAAGAAGTGAATCTCTTGGGTATTTACTTTGCTGTGATATTTGGCATTCAGCACTTAATGCAGAGTGGAACAAAAAAATTTTCAGTAGTAAGAAATAAAGGATAAGCTCAAAAATAGGCCTATGATAGAACTAGGTAAACAAGAAAGCAGACTATACTAAAAAAGAAATCGTTTATTAAAACAATACCCGttatggccacgtttcgccctcaggctgcgtcaggggtaaaactaaggAAGGGGGTAACACCAAAATACACTccttaaagaaaaaaatctaaaaataatcAATGCTTGTTGCTTTGCTCGATATTAACACTCCTTCTTGCTGTGTTATCCCTCCACACCAGTCCTGACGTGTGATATATGCAGTCCTATAGCAGATGGAGAATGAAAACTACTGGCTTCAGTCAAAGTATTTTGTGTTGTCTAACCCTACCAGTTCTCAGTCTCTAGCAGATGGTAGACATGGGATCCTGTGCATTCTAGGACTGGTCCGAAATAGGTAGGGATGTTTTTGATGTTCctattaaaaagaaataaattgcAGTTTGCAGTGAAGGTTTGGCGGCTCATTTCACTGTCACAGTCATAGGGGGCAGGTCGCAAAAATTTTACCAGAAGGAACCAAATCATCTCGGACCAGTGGGTTCTTAAGGTAATTCAAAAGTTGTGGCCTGGAGTTTGCATGCCCTTTACCAGACTATTTTTGAGTTCCCTTGACACTCAGGTAAAAGCAAGAGTAGTAGGGGAGACACACTCCAGAGGCTGGGACAGCTTAGAGCCGTGATCACAGCTCTTTCGGAAGAGTGCTGCCAAGGCAGTACTAAGAGAGTGAACAGATTTTTGACCCATTCTGGACCTCAAGCAAATAGTCTCAGGGTTCACGTTTTCATGGAGATTACCCATTTAGTTATAGTAGCAGTTCCTGACATCCTTAAACTTGACAGAAGCATACCTCCGTATTCTCATTCAACAAAGTCATCGGAAGTTTCTTCTCTTTTTTGCAGTATTGGACCAGCATTTTCTAGTAGTGTCTCATTCTCTTTGGACTGGCAACAGCTCAGTGAATTCCAAAGTGATGGTTGTAGTAGCAGTGGCATAGTACAAGGAGGGTTTTTGGTATATGCCTACTTAGATGATTGGCTGATCTGAGCAAAATTCTTCTAGGAGAGCAAAGAGGTTACAAATCAAGTGGTCAGATTTAGGAGAACTTATGCCGGTGGGTCAACATGGCCAAGAGCAAGCTCTAGCTCTCCCAAGTAATAGAATATCTGGGAGTGTGTTTCAACATCTGGTAAGTTTGTCTTCCTAACCGAGGTCAGCGAGGAAGTTGTCCCAGATCAGGGGGCTTTTCTATAAAGGAAGCCCTCAAGATAGGGATTATCTACAAGTTCTTGGTTCTATGGCAGAAACTTTGGAAGTGGATCAATGGGCCAGGTCTCACAGGCGGCCTTTGCAGAGAGCATTGTTACCTCATTGGTCTTAGCAATCACAGGATCTCAAAGTCCACCTTTCCATTTATGGGAGAATGAGGAACAGTCGAGAGGTGACTTCGATTCCAGTCTGGAGTCTCTGAAGTAGATAACTGTGATAAAGGAAGACAGCTTCAAAGGCTGGGAGGATGCACCATCTTCAACAAGCAATACAAGG
Coding sequences:
- the YTHDF1 gene encoding YTH domain-containing family protein 1 isoform X1 encodes the protein MSATSVDPQRPKGQDNKVQNGSLHQKDTVHDNDFEPYLSGQSSQSNSYPSMTDPYLSSYYPPSIGFPYSLSEAPWSTGGDPPIPYLTPYGQLSNGDHHFMHDAVFGQHGGLGNNIYQHRFNFFPENPAFSAWGPSGSQGQQTQSSAYGGSYSYPPSSLGGTIVDGQTGFHNDTLNKAPGMNSIEQGMVGLKIGGDVTTSAVKTAGSVVNSPGMTTALSGNGGPSISIPTSKPTSWAAIASKPAKPQPKMKTKPIPVIGGALPPPPIKHNMDIGTWDNKGPVPKPPVPQQVPSPQSVPSLQPQQIVQPIPTQPPPLSQPQYQNVQQASQNRWVAPRNRNAAFGQSGGAGNDSTLAGSTQPNSLPGVESHPVLEKLKAAHSYNPKDFDWNLKNGRVFIIKSYSEDDIHRSIKYSIWCSTEHGNKRLDSAFRSMSSKGPVYLLFSVNGSGHFCGVAEMKSPVDYGTSAGVWSQDKWKGKFDVKWLFVKDVPNNQLRHIRLENNDNKPVTNSRDTQEVPLEKAKQVLKIIATYKHTTSIFDDFSHYEKRQEEEEVVRKVNIQHLCESWMDCAAVAKDHCRMKGHSLDTRLDLLLNSSLDNHVWAGFCSRDGMEFSWHHWEKKF
- the YTHDF1 gene encoding YTH domain-containing family protein 1 isoform X5 produces the protein MSATSVDPQRPKGQDNKVQNGSLHQKDTVHDNDFEPYLSGQSSQSNSYPSMTDPYLSSYYPPSIGFPYSLSEAPWSTGGDPPIPYLTPYGQLSNGDHHFMHDAVFGQHGGLGNNIYQHRFNFFPENPAFSAWGPSGSQGQQTQSSAYGGSYSYPPSSLGGTIVDGQTGFHNDTLNKAPGMNSIEQGMVGLKIGGDVTTSAVKTAGSVVNSPGMTTALSGNGGPSISIPTSKPTSWAAIASKPAKPQPKMKTKPIPVIGGALPPPPIKHNMDIGTWDNKGPVPKPPVPQQVPSPQSVPSLQPQQIVQPIPTQPPPLSQPQYQNVQQASQNRWVAPRNRNAAFGQSGGAGNDSTLAGSTQPNSLPGVESHPVLEKLKAAHSYNPKDFDWNLKNGRVFIIKSYSEDDIHRSIKYSIWCSTEHGNKRLDSAFRSMSSKGPVYLLFSVNGSGHFCGVAEMKSPVDYGTSAGVWSQDKWKGKFDVKWLFVKDVPNNQLRHIRLENNDNKPVTNSRDTQEVPLEKAKQVLKIIATYKHTTSIFDDFSHYEKRQEEEEVVRKVNIQH
- the YTHDF1 gene encoding YTH domain-containing family protein 1 isoform X3, producing the protein MSATSVDPQRPKGQDNKVQNGSLHQKDTVHDNDFEPYLSGQSSQSNSYPSMTDPYLSSYYPPSIGFPYSLSEAPWSTGGDPPIPYLTPYGQLSNGDHHFMHDAVFGQHGGLGNNIYQHRFNFFPENPAFSAWGPSGSQGQQTQSSAYGGSYSYPPSSLGGTIVDGQTGFHNDTLNKAPGMNSIEQGMVGLKIGGDVTTSAVKTAGSVVNSPGMTTALSGNGGPSISIPTSKPTSWAAIASKPAKPQPKMKTKPIPVIGGALPPPPIKHNMDIGTWDNKGPVPKPPVPQQVPSPQSVPSLQPQQIVQPIPTQPPPLSQPQYQNVQQASQNRWVAPRNRNAAFGQSGGAGNDSTLAGSTQPNSLPGVESHPVLEKLKAAHSYNPKDFDWNLKNGRVFIIKSYSEDDIHRSIKYSIWCSTEHGNKRLDSAFRSMSSKGPVYLLFSVNGSGHFCGVAEMKSPVDYGTSAGVWSQDKWKGKFDVKWLFVKDVPNNQLRHIRLENNDNKPVTNSRDTQEVPLEKAKQVLKIIATYKHTTSIFDDFSHYEKRQEEEEVVRKCVKAGWTVLL
- the YTHDF1 gene encoding YTH domain-containing family protein 1 isoform X2, with translation MSATSVDPQRPKGQDNKVQNGSLHQKDTVHDNDFEPYLSGQSSQSNSYPSMTDPYLSSYYPPSIGFPYSLSEAPWSTGGDPPIPYLTPYGQLSNGDHHFMHDAVFGQHGGLGNNIYQHRFNFFPENPAFSAWGPSGSQGQQTQSSAYGGSYSYPPSSLGGTIVDGQTGFHNDTLNKAPGMNSIEQGMVGLKIGGDVTTSAVKTAGSVVNSPGMTTALSGNGGPSISIPTSKPTSWAAIASKPAKPQPKMKTKPIPVIGGALPPPPIKHNMDIGTWDNKGPVPKPPVPQQVPSPQSVPSLQPQQIVQPIPTQPPPLSQPQYQNVQQASQNRWVAPRNRNAAFGQSGGAGNDSTLAGSTQPNSLPGVESHPVLEKLKAAHSYNPKDFDWNLKNGRVFIIKSYSEDDIHRSIKYSIWCSTEHGNKRLDSAFRSMSSKGPVYLLFSVNGSGHFCGVAEMKSPVDYGTSAGVWSQDKWKGKFDVKWLFVKDVPNNQLRHIRLENNDNKPVTNSRDTQEVPLEKAKQVLKIIATYKHTTSIFDDFSHYEKRQEEEEVVRKGGASTISAGNKPKGSSE
- the YTHDF1 gene encoding YTH domain-containing family protein 1 isoform X4 gives rise to the protein MSATSVDPQRPKGQDNKVQNGSLHQKDTVHDNDFEPYLSGQSSQSNSYPSMTDPYLSSYYPPSIGFPYSLSEAPWSTGGDPPIPYLTPYGQLSNGDHHFMHDAVFGQHGGLGNNIYQHRFNFFPENPAFSAWGPSGSQGQQTQSSAYGGSYSYPPSSLGGTIVDGQTGFHNDTLNKAPGMNSIEQGMVGLKIGGDVTTSAVKTAGSVVNSPGMTTALSGNGGPSISIPTSKPTSWAAIASKPAKPQPKMKTKPIPVIGGALPPPPIKHNMDIGTWDNKGPVPKPPVPQQVPSPQSVPSLQPQQIVQPIPTQPPPLSQPQYQNVQQASQNRWVAPRNRNAAFGQSGGAGNDSTLAGSTQPNSLPGVESHPVLEKLKAAHSYNPKDFDWNLKNGRVFIIKSYSEDDIHRSIKYSIWCSTEHGNKRLDSAFRSMSSKGPVYLLFSVNGSGHFCGVAEMKSPVDYGTSAGVWSQDKWKGKFDVKWLFVKDVPNNQLRHIRLENNDNKPVTNSRDTQEVPLEKAKQVLKIIATYKHTTSIFDDFSHYEKRQEEEEVVRKERQTRNKQ